Proteins found in one Sporosarcina sp. FSL K6-3457 genomic segment:
- a CDS encoding CBS domain-containing protein: MVERNSDRFIIAFNRIEKLMEKISGLSSYMPFSRLIDKTKNINAVIRKFEVDLRECADLRNAIVHRRTDVDYAIAEPHDNVVELIEYIERELSKPVIVGDLFQRKVHTLRASDTLAKGLKLIHDKRFNQIPIYENRKFVGLITAAGITYWLADKGTDEIISREIPTLLDIHYHEKQKNTYRFIERTLSVYEAEEYFKKAVVGGKRLEALLITENGRPEEKLLGIITPLDLMRID, translated from the coding sequence ATGGTTGAACGCAATTCTGATCGTTTCATTATCGCCTTTAATCGTATTGAGAAATTGATGGAGAAGATTAGCGGTTTAAGCAGTTATATGCCTTTCTCACGATTAATTGATAAAACAAAAAATATAAATGCGGTGATCCGCAAGTTTGAAGTGGATTTACGAGAATGTGCTGATTTGCGCAATGCGATTGTCCATCGACGAACGGATGTCGATTACGCGATTGCTGAACCACATGATAATGTCGTTGAGCTTATCGAATATATTGAACGGGAACTGTCGAAACCCGTCATAGTCGGAGATTTGTTCCAGCGAAAAGTGCATACGCTACGGGCTTCTGATACGCTTGCGAAAGGCTTAAAGCTGATTCATGATAAGAGATTTAACCAAATTCCTATTTATGAAAATCGAAAGTTTGTTGGACTGATTACGGCAGCAGGTATTACGTACTGGCTGGCGGATAAAGGGACAGATGAAATCATTTCCCGGGAAATTCCGACGCTCCTCGACATTCACTACCATGAGAAGCAGAAGAATACGTACCGCTTCATTGAAAGAACTTTGTCTGTCTATGAGGCTGAGGAATATTTCAAAAAGGCCGTTGTCGGTGGAAAACGTCTTGAGGCACTTCTTATTACGGAGAATGGAAGGCCTGAAGAGAAATTGCTTGGGATTATTACACCACTCGATTTGATGAGAATCGATTAA
- a CDS encoding ABC transporter permease — protein MAGFGVLLQKEWREHTRNFKVLWIPLVFIILGVLEPITNHFLPEIMKSVGNMPEGMDFLWPEFQGSDIFISLLGQYQFIGILIIVLACMGTISSERKNGTATLLYVRPMSFRAYFLSKWLVVNALVLGSACLGFMAAWYYIEILFNSVDVGLLFGFIATYSLWLIFVVTVVLALSAWLPTGGAAGLAIVITLIYPVIDSLIGVYWAVSPWKLATYATYWFQVDADLSDLWMSAGVTVIVIILLLLFGIFMSKRNAAKTTV, from the coding sequence ATGGCTGGATTCGGTGTCTTGTTACAAAAAGAATGGCGTGAACATACTCGAAACTTCAAAGTGTTATGGATTCCACTTGTCTTTATTATTTTAGGTGTCCTGGAACCAATCACTAATCACTTTTTACCAGAAATTATGAAGAGTGTTGGCAACATGCCAGAGGGAATGGATTTCTTATGGCCGGAATTTCAAGGCTCGGATATTTTCATTTCTTTACTTGGGCAGTATCAATTCATCGGTATCCTGATTATCGTTCTTGCATGTATGGGGACAATTTCAAGTGAACGGAAAAATGGCACTGCGACATTGTTATATGTTCGCCCGATGTCTTTTCGAGCGTACTTTTTAAGTAAATGGCTTGTCGTCAATGCCCTTGTTCTTGGCAGTGCATGTCTAGGGTTCATGGCAGCGTGGTATTATATTGAGATTCTCTTCAATTCTGTTGATGTCGGATTGTTATTTGGCTTTATCGCAACGTATAGTTTGTGGCTTATCTTTGTTGTTACGGTTGTTTTAGCGCTTAGTGCATGGTTGCCGACAGGTGGTGCGGCAGGCTTGGCGATTGTGATTACACTTATTTATCCAGTTATTGATTCACTCATTGGTGTGTATTGGGCGGTGTCGCCATGGAAATTAGCGACTTATGCAACATACTGGTTTCAAGTAGATGCGGATCTGTCAGATTTATGGATGAGTGCTGGCGTAACAGTCATCGTCATCATTTTACTGTTGCTATTTGGCATTTTTATGTCGAAACGTAATGCAGCGAAAACAACTGTGTAA